In a genomic window of Veillonellales bacterium:
- the rfbC gene encoding dTDP-4-dehydrorhamnose 3,5-epimerase — MNIVETKLPGVLIVETRAFGDERGFFKETWRQERYEALGIKGPFVQDNLSYSTRGVLRGLHYQNPHSQGKLVSVVLGAVFDAAVDIRVGSPTFGQWTGVELSGDNHRQFWIPSGFAHGFCVLSDTVYFTYKCTDVYTPSAEGGIIWNDPDIGIQWPVEAGVLSDKDQVYPRLKDIAADKLPVYRG; from the coding sequence ATGAATATAGTAGAAACAAAATTGCCGGGGGTATTGATTGTTGAAACCAGGGCTTTTGGTGATGAACGGGGTTTTTTTAAGGAAACTTGGCGGCAGGAGCGGTACGAGGCGCTGGGCATAAAGGGGCCGTTTGTCCAGGATAATTTATCGTATTCCACTCGCGGGGTGCTTCGGGGGCTGCATTATCAGAATCCGCATTCTCAGGGGAAATTGGTATCAGTGGTGCTGGGGGCAGTATTTGATGCGGCGGTGGATATTCGGGTGGGTTCGCCGACCTTTGGCCAGTGGACCGGGGTGGAGCTTTCCGGTGACAATCATCGTCAATTCTGGATTCCGTCCGGATTTGCCCATGGTTTTTGTGTGTTGAGCGATACTGTATATTTTACTTATAAATGCACGGATGTTTATACGCCTTCGGCGGAAGGCGGGATCATCTGGAATGATCCGGATATCGGGATTCAGTGGCCGGTCGAGGCCGGGGTGCTTTCGGATAAGGATCAGGTGTATCCGAGATTAAAGGATATAGCAGCGGATAAGCTGCCCGTATATAGGGGATAA
- a CDS encoding mannose-1-phosphate guanylyltransferase/mannose-6-phosphate isomerase yields the protein MKVIILAGGGGTRLFPLSRACFPKQFLQIDQGKSLLVQTVERFKLLVKAADLVIVTNQAYFHHVKTELAACGAAEAHILLEPVGRNTAPAIALAARYCLDELGAGRDEVLFVTPSDHIIKPVESFVRSVRQAAALAVRDKVVTFGIQPDKPETGYGYIQAGKAIEIGYEVESFKEKPDQATAEEYLAAGNYYWNSGMFAFTVGCVMEELQSYQPEIYQLAMAPLADVLAHFSEMPTISIDYAVAEKSRRTAIIPFAAYWNDIGSWDAIYEVLGKDEAGNALQGDCLPIDCTNSLMLGRSRLIAGIGLEDVLVVETDDVILVAKKGESQKVKDLVGELKARGRREASEQTTMYRPWGSYTVLGEGPGYKMKKIVVNPGEQLSLQLHYHRSEHWIVIGGTAKVTVGDRVQMVHENESIFVPQTTKHRLENPGKIPLAIIEVQNGSYLGEDDIVRFEDIYGRA from the coding sequence ATGAAGGTAATTATTTTGGCCGGCGGCGGCGGAACCCGGTTATTCCCATTGTCCAGGGCGTGCTTTCCCAAGCAGTTTCTGCAGATTGACCAGGGAAAATCTCTGCTGGTTCAGACAGTGGAACGGTTTAAGCTCCTGGTAAAAGCGGCTGATCTGGTGATTGTGACTAATCAGGCGTATTTTCATCATGTAAAGACCGAGCTGGCAGCCTGTGGGGCGGCAGAGGCTCATATCCTGCTGGAACCGGTGGGGCGGAATACGGCTCCGGCCATTGCGCTGGCAGCCCGGTATTGCCTGGATGAGCTGGGGGCGGGCCGTGACGAAGTGTTGTTTGTGACGCCTTCCGATCATATTATCAAGCCGGTGGAATCTTTTGTCCGGTCGGTACGTCAGGCGGCGGCTCTGGCAGTTCGGGACAAGGTGGTAACTTTCGGCATTCAGCCGGATAAACCGGAGACGGGATATGGCTATATTCAGGCCGGTAAGGCTATAGAAATCGGTTATGAGGTCGAATCTTTTAAGGAAAAACCGGATCAGGCGACGGCAGAGGAGTACCTGGCAGCAGGAAATTATTATTGGAACTCAGGCATGTTTGCGTTTACGGTTGGCTGTGTTATGGAGGAGCTTCAATCGTATCAGCCTGAGATTTATCAGTTAGCCATGGCGCCCCTGGCGGATGTTTTGGCACATTTTTCCGAGATGCCTACTATCTCTATCGATTATGCGGTGGCGGAAAAATCCAGGCGGACGGCGATTATTCCTTTCGCCGCTTATTGGAATGATATTGGGTCCTGGGATGCCATTTATGAAGTGCTGGGAAAGGATGAGGCGGGGAATGCCCTGCAGGGGGACTGTCTCCCCATTGATTGCACCAACAGTCTGATGCTGGGCCGCAGCCGGTTGATTGCCGGTATCGGGCTGGAGGATGTACTCGTTGTGGAGACGGATGATGTTATTCTGGTGGCGAAGAAAGGCGAGTCCCAGAAGGTCAAGGATCTGGTTGGCGAATTAAAGGCCCGGGGACGGCGGGAGGCCAGTGAGCAGACGACTATGTACCGGCCCTGGGGCAGCTATACGGTGCTGGGAGAAGGGCCGGGCTACAAGATGAAGAAGATCGTGGTCAATCCCGGCGAGCAGCTGAGTCTGCAACTGCATTATCACCGCAGCGAGCACTGGATTGTCATCGGCGGAACAGCCAAGGTGACCGTAGGCGACAGGGTGCAGATGGTTCATGAGAATGAGAGTATTTTTGT
- the rfbD gene encoding dTDP-4-dehydrorhamnose reductase, translating to MKILVTGANGQLGREVARQGKEYELILTDADTLDITDGAAVKRCMRDSKPDAVIHCAAYTNVDKAETDEDGAFRVNVVGARNLAAGCLATGARMVYVSTDYVFDGAGNRAYREFDAVNPQTVYGRTKWQGEEMVRHLLGQHYIVRTAWLYGEGNNFVATMLRLANEQDALRVVADQIGSPTSTVDLARVIFKLLSTDGYGTYHATCQGHCSWYDFACEIFRQAGKKVKVEPVTTAEFPRPAKRPAYSVLDNYMLRMTVGDPVRGWQEALRAYLK from the coding sequence ATGAAAATTTTGGTAACCGGTGCTAATGGCCAGCTGGGCCGGGAAGTGGCACGGCAGGGAAAGGAATATGAGCTGATACTGACGGATGCGGATACACTCGACATTACCGATGGAGCGGCAGTGAAAAGGTGTATGCGGGACAGTAAGCCGGACGCGGTGATTCATTGTGCGGCCTATACCAATGTGGACAAGGCGGAGACGGATGAAGACGGCGCTTTCCGGGTGAATGTTGTCGGTGCTCGGAATCTGGCGGCCGGTTGTTTGGCTACCGGAGCGCGGATGGTGTATGTGAGTACCGACTATGTGTTTGACGGGGCGGGAAATCGGGCCTACCGTGAATTCGATGCGGTTAATCCACAGACGGTATATGGCCGGACGAAATGGCAGGGAGAAGAGATGGTGCGGCATTTGCTGGGGCAGCATTATATTGTCAGGACCGCTTGGCTGTATGGTGAGGGAAATAATTTTGTCGCCACGATGCTGAGACTGGCAAATGAGCAGGATGCGCTGCGTGTTGTGGCGGATCAGATTGGGTCGCCCACATCTACCGTGGATTTGGCGAGGGTGATTTTTAAATTGCTGTCGACAGACGGTTATGGGACATATCATGCCACTTGTCAGGGGCATTGTTCCTGGTATGATTTTGCCTGTGAAATCTTCCGGCAGGCAGGGAAAAAGGTCAAAGTCGAACCGGTAACGACAGCGGAATTTCCCCGTCCGGCCAAGCGACCGGCTTATTCCGTACTGGACAATTACATGCTCCGAATGACGGTGGGTGATCCGGTCAGGGGATGGCAGGAGGCGCTCCGGGCTTATTTGAAGTGA
- the rfbA gene encoding glucose-1-phosphate thymidylyltransferase RfbA, with translation MAIKKGIILAGGSGTRLYPVTKSISKQLMPVFDKPMVYYPLSTLMLAGIQDILVITTPQDQASFQQLLGSGDQWGINLSYAVQPSPDGLAQAFIIGESFIDGAGCALVLGDNIFYGYGFSEKLQKARQQEQGATVFAYWVKDPERYGVVEFDAAGKAVSLAEKPVKPKSNYAVTGLYFYDSQVVELAKMVKPSTRGELEITDLNRLYLERDTLRVETLGRGYAWLDTGTHESLLQASDYIATIQERQGLMVACPEEIAYRMGYISRKQLAAQGDVMKKNGYGRYLLRIAGE, from the coding sequence ATGGCGATAAAAAAGGGAATTATTTTGGCCGGGGGGTCGGGTACCCGGCTGTATCCGGTTACGAAGTCGATTAGTAAGCAGTTGATGCCTGTATTTGACAAACCGATGGTATATTACCCGCTGTCGACGCTAATGCTGGCTGGGATTCAGGATATTCTGGTCATTACGACGCCTCAGGATCAGGCAAGTTTTCAACAGTTATTGGGGTCAGGCGATCAGTGGGGGATTAATTTGTCGTATGCGGTCCAGCCTAGCCCGGATGGTTTGGCTCAGGCATTTATTATTGGGGAGTCCTTTATTGATGGGGCCGGATGCGCTTTGGTTTTGGGGGATAATATTTTTTATGGGTACGGATTTAGCGAAAAGCTGCAAAAGGCGAGGCAGCAGGAGCAGGGGGCTACGGTTTTTGCTTATTGGGTGAAGGACCCGGAACGGTATGGGGTGGTAGAGTTTGATGCAGCCGGAAAAGCTGTGAGCCTGGCAGAAAAACCGGTTAAGCCGAAGTCCAATTATGCGGTTACAGGGTTGTATTTTTATGACAGCCAAGTGGTGGAATTGGCGAAAATGGTGAAACCGTCTACCCGGGGGGAACTGGAAATCACTGATTTAAACCGGCTGTATTTGGAGCGGGATACACTTCGGGTAGAGACGCTGGGCCGGGGTTATGCCTGGCTGGATACGGGAACACATGAGTCTCTGCTGCAGGCTTCCGATTATATCGCGACGATTCAGGAGCGGCAGGGCCTGATGGTGGCCTGCCCGGAGGAAATTGCTTACCGAATGGGGTATATTTCCCGGAAGCAGCTGGCAGCTCAGGGTGATGTGATGAAGAAGAACGGCTATGGCAGGTATTTGCTGCGGATTGCCGGGGAGTGA
- the rfbB gene encoding dTDP-glucose 4,6-dehydratase, translating into MQTILVTGGAGFIGSNFIHIALQEPAIRILNLDKLTYAGNLDSLTAVEHDPRYTFIQGDICDQTLVENLFAKYQPDAIVHFAAESHVDRSIDGPAAFIRTNINGTFSLLEAAKSYWRDLTAKKKDKFRFLHVSTDEVYGSLGETGFFTEETPYAPNSPYSASKASSDHLVRAYYHTYGLPVLLTNCSNNYGPYQFPEKLIPLMILNALEGKPLPVYGNGQNVRDWLYVEDHCRAILRVLAAGKAGEKYNIGGHNEKKNLDIVHGLCDILDEKQPRSDGKSYREQIAYVKDRPGHDLRYAIDASKIRRELGWVPAETFATGIVKTVEWYLANREWCRRVTDGSYRRERLGVDA; encoded by the coding sequence ATGCAAACTATTCTTGTTACCGGCGGAGCCGGGTTTATCGGCAGCAATTTTATTCATATTGCCTTACAGGAGCCGGCTATTCGTATTCTGAATCTGGACAAGCTTACATATGCGGGAAATTTGGATTCACTCACAGCTGTGGAACATGATCCCCGCTATACTTTTATTCAGGGGGATATTTGTGATCAAACATTAGTAGAGAATCTTTTTGCCAAATATCAGCCGGATGCTATCGTTCATTTTGCTGCCGAGTCTCATGTGGATCGATCGATTGACGGGCCGGCAGCTTTTATTCGGACGAATATTAACGGGACGTTTTCGCTGCTGGAAGCAGCCAAAAGCTATTGGCGGGATTTGACGGCGAAGAAAAAAGACAAGTTTCGCTTTTTGCATGTTTCTACCGATGAAGTGTACGGCTCCTTAGGAGAGACCGGCTTTTTTACGGAAGAAACGCCTTATGCGCCGAATTCTCCCTATTCCGCTTCTAAGGCTTCATCGGATCATCTGGTGCGGGCTTACTATCATACCTATGGGCTGCCGGTATTGCTGACCAATTGTTCCAATAATTACGGCCCTTACCAGTTCCCGGAGAAGCTGATTCCCTTGATGATTCTCAACGCGCTGGAGGGAAAGCCGCTGCCTGTTTACGGCAATGGGCAGAATGTGCGGGACTGGCTGTATGTGGAGGATCATTGCCGGGCTATTCTTAGGGTTTTGGCAGCGGGGAAAGCGGGAGAGAAGTATAATATCGGCGGACATAATGAAAAAAAGAATCTGGATATTGTCCATGGGTTGTGTGATATATTGGATGAGAAGCAGCCTCGCAGTGACGGAAAGTCTTACCGGGAGCAGATTGCTTATGTGAAGGATCGTCCCGGGCATGATCTGCGGTATGCGATCGATGCGTCGAAGATCCGGCGTGAGTTGGGCTGGGTGCCGGCGGAGACATTTGCGACCGGGATTGTGAAGACGGTGGAGTGGTATTTGGCTAATCGGGAATGGTGTCGGCGGGTGACGGACGGGAGCTACCGGCGGGAACGGCTGGGGGTTGATGCGTAG
- a CDS encoding YdcF family protein yields the protein MLYFLKFAASFLLPPGIFILMLLLVVFLLKKRRGYVHKGLCLIIVLFYIFSTGYVGDCLLQTLEARHVPPAEVSGDVIIMLGGGATLDTPDIDGPGHLSGSAANRLLTAARLQRRLGVPVIVSGGQVFEDSGREAVIARRILLGLGIPEEQILVEDTSLNTTQNAVNVKKILGERGFRQPILVTSAFHMERSILNFAKQGVRAEAYPADYLVSTTPGLYANNFVPSADGLRSSAIFFREWLGIWALRVRQ from the coding sequence ATGCTTTATTTTTTAAAATTTGCCGCCAGCTTTTTGTTGCCGCCGGGTATTTTTATTTTAATGCTGCTGCTGGTCGTTTTCTTGCTTAAAAAACGCCGGGGGTATGTACATAAAGGGCTGTGCTTGATTATTGTTCTTTTTTATATTTTTTCCACCGGCTATGTGGGAGATTGTTTGCTCCAGACACTGGAGGCAAGGCATGTGCCGCCGGCAGAGGTTTCCGGTGACGTGATCATCATGCTGGGCGGCGGGGCTACTTTGGATACGCCGGATATAGACGGGCCGGGGCATTTGTCCGGCAGTGCGGCCAATCGGCTGCTGACGGCCGCCAGGCTGCAGCGCAGGCTGGGGGTGCCGGTTATTGTATCCGGTGGTCAGGTGTTTGAGGATTCCGGCCGGGAAGCGGTTATTGCCCGGCGGATTTTACTGGGACTGGGGATACCGGAAGAACAGATCCTGGTGGAGGATACCAGCCTGAACACTACCCAGAATGCGGTGAATGTAAAGAAAATTCTGGGCGAAAGGGGATTCCGGCAGCCGATTCTGGTGACGTCGGCGTTTCATATGGAACGGTCGATATTGAATTTTGCCAAACAAGGGGTAAGGGCAGAGGCTTATCCGGCGGATTATCTGGTCAGTACAACCCCCGGGCTGTATGCGAATAATTTTGTTCCGTCGGCGGACGGACTGCGGAGTTCGGCGATTTTTTTCCGGGAATGGCTGGGAATCTGGGCGCTGCGGGTGAGACAATAG